Genomic segment of Methanothermobacter sp.:
CCTTGAGACCCTGGTCATCATACAGAGCATACCGCTGCCAGCAGGGAGGACCCTGAAGGACGTCTATGATGAAACCTACCGGGCCTTTTCAGGTGAGCCAGGTTACAGGCTGATCTCCGAGAGGACCCTCACCGTTGACGGTGTAACCGCATATGAGAACATACACACCATCAACGTGGATGGGGTGACGAAACAGGAACGTGTAACCTGGGTTGAGAAGAACGGGAGGATCTACGTCATACTCTGCGGAACAACGCCTGAGAGGTTCGAGTCTGAAAAGAGGAACTTTGACCTTATCACCTACTCCTTCCAGGTGAAGTGATGAGGCCAATTCCCATTCTTTTATGACCTCCACGTTTGGGGTGAAGTGATGAGGCTAATTCCCATTCTTTTTCTGGTTCTCGTATCTGTATCATGCTGCACAGCAGGCTACAGGGTCTTTGAGAACCATGAGATTATATTCCACTACCCCGCATCCTGGAGGCAGGTCTCCTTCATCCACCCACCATATGAGGTGGAGCGGGGCTATGAGTATGCCATCACCGTTGCAGAGCCCGGCGGGGAACTCAGGACCATGGTCATGGTTGAAAAGCTGAAGGCTGACTACAGGTTCCCTGTACCGGATAATCTCACAGGCGAAAGGAAGGTCACAGTGAATGGCTACCGTGGTCTTGAGTTCATTTACCCTGAAAATAGGAGCATTGTGAGGACGACAATAATTGTCACCCCCAGGGGGAGGTATGCCGTGATATGCAGGGCAGATAGGGGTGACTTTGAAATGGAGAAGGAAAACTTCGACCTTGTAACATACTCATTCAGGGTGAAGCCGTGAAAACTAAAGGGTCCCATAGAGCCCTGATACATGTTCACATATGGAGTGGAAGGTGCACCACCTGCAGAAATCGTTCTTCCTTGCAGGGAATTCCTCCCTCCTCACCCTGCCTGCAACCTCGATGAGAACCGCTTCAACATCATCCAGTGGCTCTATCCCATGCCACTCTGAATCCTCAAAGGTGTAGGCAAGGAAGCCATCAAAGTCCTCTTCAAGGGCGTGTCTGTAGAGTCCAAGCTGAAGAGAAATATCAGTCGCCTCTATACCCTCCCCTGTCATTGCCTTGAAGTCAACGAGTTCCAGTCCACCATTGGAATTTTCTATGATGAGGTCTGTCTGACCTGTCAGCATGAAGCCATCCCTCATTATACTGAAGGGTTTCTCTGCAGAGATTATCCTGGCTGCACGGGACCTTATATCCTCAATGTAGCGTTTCAGTTTGGATTTGAAGGCATCAAATGCCTCCCGGCTTAAATTCAGATCCCTGAGGTTCTCTGATGCCAGCTCGTGTATGTAGCCATCGGTTATGGCCTCACCCCTCATGAGGCGCCTGTTTATCCTCCTGAGACACTCATGGACCGCCATCCCATAGAGCTGGTTCATGGTTGAGGGGACATCGAAGCCGTACTCATAGAGCATCATGTACCTGAATGGGCATGTGAGGTAGGTGTTGAGTTCTGTGAAGCTCATCCTGAAGGTCTCCATGGATTCAATATCCTCCACCTCACAGGTGTTCTTTATGACCTCTATCCTGGCATATTCAGGGTCTATCCTCCCCAGTTTATCACTTGTTATCCTTGAAGCTGATAGGAGGTCCTCTATGAATGGCGAATACCCCAGTCTCCCCCGGTGGTTCTCTGTCGCAGAAATTATGAGCATGTCCTGGGCCCTTGTCATTCCCACATAGAATAGCCGTCTCTCCTCAAGTACATCACCCCTTCCAGTACTCTTTCTGAGTTCATCAGGGATGCTGAGGTCCCCCCTTTCATCTCTATTCTTCCTGGGTAGCTTGCCATTGAACACGGAACAGATTATGACAACGGGAAACTCAAGGCCCTTTGCCCTGTGCATGGTCATGACATTGACCGAGTACGGGTTGTCAAGGAGGATCTGGTCGTACTTCTTAACGCTTCCATTCATTGCCATCCTCACAAACTCCATGAGACCCTCCACGGTGGGCTCTGATGATACCCGCTCATAGTCCTTGATTATTGAACTGAACCTTGCAAGGTTGTAGAGTTTCTCCCTTGACTCATCATCACCCCTCTCAAGGAGCCTGTGGGGGTACCTGCTGATCTCAAGGATCTCATAGTACCTCTCAAGGACGCCTAGTTCACTGTCTATGAGTCTGTTGAGGGCAACGAGTTTTTCAATATCATCTGGATCAGTGAATCCTGCCTCCCTGAATTCTTCGTGGTTTCTGAGTGACCTGAAGCCCTCATCACCCATATTTTTGATTATCTCAATGCTTTCACCGGTGAGGTCCATGAATTCACTCTCAAAGTGTTCAGTGTTTTCATTGCTCAGTCTGATTATCCTCCGCCTTATGTTCCTTGTGTGGTGGAGGAGCTGTATGATATAGAGTATCTCCTCCCTGTCAAAGAATCCGCCCTCACCGTAGACGTTGAAGGGTATGTCCTCCCTTCTGAGTTCATTCATTATCTCAACTGCATCGTGTTTAACACTCCTGA
This window contains:
- a CDS encoding PsbP-related protein, which gives rise to MREYFFLLLIAVAVAVSGCTVTTEGNNTVPDVPYKTYSDSEISFRYPANWTSENLTVASPNSIAAVADPSGVDDAGNLETLVIIQSIPLPAGRTLKDVYDETYRAFSGEPGYRLISERTLTVDGVTAYENIHTINVDGVTKQERVTWVEKNGRIYVILCGTTPERFESEKRNFDLITYSFQVK
- a CDS encoding ATP-dependent DNA helicase; its protein translation is MGGEIQLTDEQRRAVEHFTGPMLVVAGPGAGKTRIIVERVANLMEKRGVDPGSLVVITFTKKAADELKERILGRVGSRAEEMQISTIHSFCNRILRMYPDHHPMGSHFHVLDEEKQLMFIYDHREELGLEHTPRERFPKLQAFFSECQENMIEPEALLEYHRTNGSKKTDVVAAEAYGKYLKLMEEKRVLDFSGMQWQVVKLLENDGGVLQDLRSRYRFLMVDEYQDTNPIQERFLELLAGEEKNIFAVGDEDQSIYGFRGSTPENFLGFEDKYDAEVVMLERNFRSVPSIVDITQRFMEDYRDYPKTIRPVRNSKNRVFILDNPTHQDEPGNIVSIIRALVDHNVIPHQGYVTLLFRSVKHDAVEIMNELRREDIPFNVYGEGGFFDREEILYIIQLLHHTRNIRRRIIRLSNENTEHFESEFMDLTGESIEIIKNMGDEGFRSLRNHEEFREAGFTDPDDIEKLVALNRLIDSELGVLERYYEILEISRYPHRLLERGDDESREKLYNLARFSSIIKDYERVSSEPTVEGLMEFVRMAMNGSVKKYDQILLDNPYSVNVMTMHRAKGLEFPVVIICSVFNGKLPRKNRDERGDLSIPDELRKSTGRGDVLEERRLFYVGMTRAQDMLIISATENHRGRLGYSPFIEDLLSASRITSDKLGRIDPEYARIEVIKNTCEVEDIESMETFRMSFTELNTYLTCPFRYMMLYEYGFDVPSTMNQLYGMAVHECLRRINRRLMRGEAITDGYIHELASENLRDLNLSREAFDAFKSKLKRYIEDIRSRAARIISAEKPFSIMRDGFMLTGQTDLIIENSNGGLELVDFKAMTGEGIEATDISLQLGLYRHALEEDFDGFLAYTFEDSEWHGIEPLDDVEAVLIEVAGRVRREEFPARKNDFCRWCTFHSICEHVSGLYGTL